Proteins encoded within one genomic window of Anopheles gambiae chromosome 3, idAnoGambNW_F1_1, whole genome shotgun sequence:
- the LOC133392712 gene encoding insulin-like growth factor-binding protein complex acid labile subunit, with amino-acid sequence MTLILSWIFILGLIVPDLSSSLLHCPHRCHCDDEKLDVNCEEGHLDVLPIALNPSIQRLVIKNNKIRIIDSSIQFYSELTLLDLSFNYLFNIPDRTFGHQRKLQQLHLNHNKISTISNRTFVGLGELLVLNLRGNLIDQIDALTFTPLAKLEELNLGQNRIASVGLSVSSFVGIGDLKILLLDDNLLSVIPSAETFKPIDKLAELYIGTNSLVTIEDGAFQVLSELTLLDLRSSLLPNVSEGTFAGIENLKTLNLADNRFVRVPSSTLAVLRRLEELAIGQNHFETVPAHAFRGLPNLKRFELKGSLYLRRIERAAFQTNTNLESIVIESNKALTVLEEATFAGLLYLKHLSLRNNGLERLDEGMLSWNSLRTVDISDNPINCDCYYSKLLQRLQSAARVSYNATGCPHHLPDQWECEYALEKNKNLISVVVPLVAIVTAIALAFYRFRGLLREYLKNGCKSKAAASVTPAGPPGLPVLPPIGRTELSTVVDYDKPLTDDDYVIRTGNLYHGGAGQPMLNGGYPLYLQQNPSVYYNKPLPITEL; translated from the coding sequence ATGACTCTCATCTTGTCTTGGATCTTCATACTTGGACTGATTGTTCCGGATCTGTCTTCAAGCTTGCTGCACTGTCCTCATCGCTGCCATTGCGATGATGAAAAGCTGGACGTCAACTGTGAGGAAGGTCATCTGGATGTGCTGCCCATCGCGCTGAACCCTTCCATCCAGCGGTTGGTGATCAAGAACAACAAGATACGAATAATTGACTCGTCGATACAGTTCTACTCCGAGCTGACGCTGCTCGATCTCAGCTTCAACTATCTGTTCAACATTCCCGACCGTACGTTCGGCCACCAGCGGAAGCTACAGCAGTTGCATCTGAATCACAACAAGATCAGCACTATCTCGAACCGCACGTTTGTTGGGCTGGGTGAGCTGCTGGTCCTAAACCTGCGCGGTAATCTGATCGATCAGATCGACGCCCTAACCTTCACACCGCTTGCCAAGCTGGAGGAGTTGAACCTCGGTCAGAACAGGATCGCAAgtgtcggtttgtcggtgagTTCGTTTGTGGGAATCGGTGATCTGAAGATTCTGTTGCTGGATGACAATCTGCTGAGTGTGATCCCTTCGGCGGAGACCTTCAAACCGATCGACAAGCTGGCAGAGCTGTACATTGGCACCAACTCGCTGGTGACCATCGAGGATGGTGCGTTTCAAGTGCTCTCGGAGCTGACACTGCTGGACCTGCGAAGCAGTCTACTGCCGAACGTATCGGAAGGCACATTTGCTGGGATAGAGAACCTGAAGACACTCAACCTTGCCGATAATCGGTTCGTGCGCGTTCCTTCGTCCACACTTGCTGTGTTGCGTCGTCTAGAGGAGTTGGCCATTGGACAGAACCACTTTGAGACGGTGCCGGCCCATGCATTCCGTGGTCTTCCGAATCTGAAGCGCTTCGAGCTGAAGGGCTCACTGTACTTGCGCCGGATCGAGCGTGCCGCTTTCCAGACAAACACAAACCTTGAATCGATTGTGATTGAATCGAACAAAGCGCTCACCGTGCTGGAGGAGGCCACCTTTGCCGGACTGCTCTACCTGAAGCATCTCAGCCTGCGCAACAATGGGCTGGAGCGGCTCGACGAAGGGATGCTTTCGTGGAACAGTTTGCGCACGGTCGACATCTCGGACAATCCGATCAACTGCGACTGTTACTACTCGAAGTTGCTGCAGCGGTTACAGTCGGCAGCGCGGGTCAGCTACAATGCTACCGGGTGTCCGCACCATCTGCCCGACCAGTGGGAGTGTGAGTACGCGCTggagaagaacaaaaacctGATCTCCGTGGTGGTCCCGTTGGTGGCGATCGTTACTGCGATTGCGCTGGCATTCTATCGCTTCCGGGGCCTGTTGCGGGAGTACCTGAAGAATGGGTGCAAAAGCAAGGCGGCAGCTAGTGTAACGCCGGCCGGTCCGCCAGGACTGCCGGTGCTTCCACCGATCGGGCGTACGGAGCTATCGACGGTGGTGGACTACGATAAACCGCTCACCGACGACGACTACGTTATACGGACGGGCAATCTGTACCATGGCGGTGCAGGGCAGCCGATGCTGAACGGGGGCTACCCGCTGTACCTGCAGCAGAACCCAAGCGTCTACTACAACAAGCCACTACCGATTACGGAGTTATAG